The proteins below are encoded in one region of Elgaria multicarinata webbii isolate HBS135686 ecotype San Diego chromosome 8, rElgMul1.1.pri, whole genome shotgun sequence:
- the SCG2 gene encoding secretogranin-2 gives MADAKPSWLGTILPLALLSAFICFANSASFQRYQNIQKDPEYLMKNLQRLPSPDMIKALEYIENLRKQTSDGETSPDYNSYQGPPFVLQSKESKDQHYLPDNLREPLSEDESQWVKAMFEALRQGEKESKGASKENKPYPMSSDNIFLDGMADDYDDRTWLDTRHRHSKVPHTYFEENSRDNPYKRTNEIVEEQYTPQSLATLESVFQELGKMMGPNNLKKERFDEEQKLYADDEDDAYKGNNIAYEDVVGGEDWNPIEEKVESQTQEEIRDSKEQIEKNEEEIDDEMKRSEGPEDGMKRENKDQISDDVSKLMDYYLKKMMNGAGTDNLRAKQNEDKRAVRFSGKQLDPQAIYQLIEISRNLQIPPEDLIEMLRASDKHQSEKEQEPELPEDTDEIPDIKLDNSDVFKNKMSSLNGYRKQRHNFMPDNLPEDLNMEDIINLLGTENLGNQKPSYLENQLHQENGLPRVSYMPARSKGHQLPKAAWLNHLERRQMEQEALNEKEEDLADYLAKVLAKYPEVINTGQVKQLPLAVSSEDDLQEDDQFEQAIKEHLNQLGTRESDKLTSLSKRLSMAQENDDTQNRPYMDEDMLAKVLEYLNQEKSEKGRDHITKRAMENM, from the coding sequence ATGGCTGATGCTAAACCCTCCTGGCTTGGAACAATTTTGCCTCTTGCCCTACTTTCTGCATTTATCTGTTTTGCCAATTCTGCTTCATTTCAACGTTACCAAAACATCCAGAAAGACCCAGAGTACCTTATGAAAAACTTGCAAAGGCTTCCAAGCCCAGATATGATCAAAGCGCTGGAATATATAGAAAACCTCAGAAAACAAACTAGCGATGGAGAAACAAGCCCAGATTATAACTCCTATCAAGGTCCCCCATTTGTTCTGCAGTCAAAAGAAAGCAAAGATCAGCACTACTTACCAGACAATCTAAGAGAACCTTTGTCAGAAGATGAGTCACAGTGGGTTAAGGCAATGTTTGAAGCCCTAAGACAAGGAGAAAAAGAATCAAAGGGTGCctcaaaagaaaacaaaccctATCCCATGAGTTCAGACAATATCTTCCTAGATGGAATGGCTGATGATTATGATGATCGTACTTGGCTTGATACACGGCACAGACATTCTAAGGTGCCACATACATACTTTGAAGAAAATTCCAGAGATAACCCTTATAAGCGGACAAATGAAATAGTGGAAGAACAGTACACACCCCAAAGTCTTGCTACTTTAGAATCAGTATTTCAGGAACTGGGGAAAATGATGGGGCCAAATAATCTAAAAAAGGAGAGGTTTGATGAGGAACAGAAATTGTATGCTGATGATGAAGATGACGCTTATAAAGGAAATAATATCGCTTATGAAGATGTGGTTGGAGGAGAAGACTGGAACCCAATAGAGGAGAAAGTGGAAAGTCAAACCCAAGAAGAGATAAGAGACAGTAAAGAGCAAATTGAgaaaaatgaagaggaaattgatGATGAAATGAAGAGATCAGAGGGCCCAGAGGATGGTATGAAAAGAGAGAACAAAGATCAGATATCAGATGATGTCTCCAAGTTGATGGATTATTATTTGAAAAAGATGATGAATGGTGCTGGGACTGACAACCTAAGAGCCAAGCAAAATGAAGACAAAAGAGCAGTCAGATTTTCTGGAAAGCAACTTGATCCTCAAGCTATTTATCAGTTAATAGAAATCTCAAGGAATTTACAAATCCCACCTGAGGATTTAATCGAGATGCTGAGAGCTTCAGATAAACATCAGAGTGAAAAAGAACAAGAACCTGAACTCCCAGAAGACACTGATGAGATCCCTGACATTAAGTTAGACAATTCGGATGTATTCAAAAATAAGATGAGTTCTTTAAATGGTTATAGAAAACAGCGACATAATTTTATGCCAGATAACCTGCCAGAAGATCTCAATATGGAAGATATCATCAATCTTTTAGGGACTGAAAATTTGGGTAATCAGAAACCCTCTTATCTTGAGAATCAactccaccaagaaaatggtttGCCAAGAGTATCCTACATGCCTGCAAGATCTAAAGGACATCAACTTCCCAAAGCTGCTTGGCTTAACCATTTGGAAAGACGACAAATGGAACAGGAAGCACTGAATGAAAAGGAAGAAGACTTGGCAGACTATTTAGCCAAAGTGCTGGCAAAATATCCTGAAGTCATCAATACAGGTCAAGTGAAACAACTTCCACTTGCAGTTTCATCTGAGGATGACTTGCAAGAAGATGATCAATTTGAGCAGGCCATCAAAGAACATCTAAACCAACTGGGAACTAGAGAATCAGACAAACTGACCTCACTCAGcaaaaggctgtcaatggcccAGGAGAATGATGACACACAAAACAGACCATATATGGATGAGGATATGCTAGCAAAGGTCCTAGAGTACCTAAACCAAGAGAAGTCTGAAAAGGGGAGAGACCACATTACCAAAAGGGCAATGGAAAATATGTAG